DNA from Daucus carota subsp. sativus chromosome 1, DH1 v3.0, whole genome shotgun sequence:
ttttagaaaaggataacccatagtccaacagttgattcttcatccaaagaatctgagcacagcagctgcctgcagctatatactctgactctgctgttgatgttgaaatagacttctgcttcttgctgtaccaagaaactagtcttccacctagaaattgacaactcccacttgtgctttttctgtcaattttgcaacctgcaaaatctgcatcagagtatccaattagactaaagtctgattctctaggataccataatcctaatgatgtggttcccttgagatatctgaatatcctctttactgcaatcagatgaggctctcttggatctgcctgaaatcttgcacatagacatgtggcatacatgatgtctggtctacttgcagtcagataaagtaaagatccaatcatgcctctatagtttgtgatatctactgatgcaccagtgtctttgtctagtttggttgctgttgccataggagtagttgcagctgaactgtcttgcataccaaattttttcaaaagatttctggtatacttggcttgatttataaaaatcccatcttcagtctgtttaacttgtaaacccagaaaataactgagttcccccatcatgctcatttggtacctagactgcatgagcttggcaaatctttgacagagtttagcattagtggagccaaaaataatatcatcaacatagatttgaactaaaagcagatcattaccatgattcaaataaaatagagttttatctatggtacctctagtaaatccattctcaagaagaaattgagccagagtttcataccatgctcttggagcctgctttagtccataaagtgccttgtccaatctatagacatagtctggatgctttggatccacaaagcctggaggttgttcaacatatacctcttcatccagtttcccatttagaaaagcacttttgacatccatctgaaataccttgaatttcttgtgagcagcataggccagaaagattctgattgcctccaatcttgcaactggagcaaatgtctcatcataatcaataccttcctgttgtgaatacccttttgccacaagccttgctttatttcttgtaatgataccctcactgtcagttttgtttctgaatacccattttgtaccaactatagatctgtctttaggtcttggtactagggtccatactttgtttctctcaaactcattcagctcttcttgcattgcttgtatctagtcagcatcttgaagagcttcctccacctttttaggttctgtttgtgacagaaagcaatgatgtaaacactcatttgctgtagctgtccttgtctgcacacctgcttctggattgccaattattaagtcaggtgtgtgagattttgtccacttcctagcatgtggaagttgaccattttcatcattggatcctcccccttgatccatgctctcatgattctgttgattattctctgtagctccccctaagtttgtgctatcagagtttgaatcagtattctctgatgagtttgagtcagcattctctgatgagtcttgggtagagtctgaaacattctgatgctccccctcagcaagtgcttcatcatcatgatcttgtaaattttcatcagagtttgctgtatcttgttcacagtcagagtttgactgttcatcagagtttatcgaatcagagaatatttcttcattttcaaaatgcaatttttcatgatcatccatatctgttaagcccatgattttcttgtcatcaaatgacacatgtatggattccatgatcaccttggttcttagattgtagactctgaaggcctttgttatcagaggataacctacaaagatgccttcatcagcttttaaatcaaacttggtaagctgttctggatgagtcttcaagacaaagcatttgcacccaaatatatgaaaatacttcagatttggcttctttttcttcaccatctcatatggggtcttgccatgcttattaatcaaggttgcattttgagtgaaacaagctgtttgaacagcttctgcccagaaataagtaggcaatttagcctcatcaagcatagttctggcagcttctataagagtcctgtttttcctttcaactacaccattttgctgtggtgtaccaggtgcagagaattgttgcactacacctctttctttgcagaactcttccattgttgaatttctgaactcagttccattatcacttctaatgatcttcactttgtcttcagatccatggtccagttgtgttacatgatccatcagatgcaaggctgtttcatctttagagtgaagaaaatatacccaagtgtatctggtatactcatcaacaatgacaagagcatatttcttccttgcaatggatggtacattaactggtccaaatagatcaacatgtagaagatgatatggtttctttattgagaattcagtcttacttttgaaggatgtctttctctgcttggccttttgacatgaatcacataatccatcagatgtgagtagtgattcagggagtcctctcacaagctttttctttattagctcatttatagagttgaaatttaggtgtgagagcttcttgtgccacttcctactttcttctgcagagatccttgtagacaagcagattgcttttccttcagagtttgtaggcaagtggatttcataaatattcccatgtctgtgagcaatcactgccactttgcctgttgacttgcttactatctcactgtgttcttcatagaaatcaacatgatatcctctgtcacagatttggctgacagagagtaaattgtgttttagctaggcctggcaatttgacacgtgacacgctaacacgaaacgaaatgacacgaaaaaaatggatatgggttttgattttcgatacacgaaacacgaaagtacacgaacacgaaattacacgatagatttcgtgtcggatatgggttttcatttggggtacacgaaatacacgaaagtacacgaaatatttgtagataatatttattatatatatgttatgatatattaaatatataattgagtaaaaagtatatatttatatgtatgtgtggatatatattgtagatacattaacaaatttatagaaaattgtatacaagtataaatatatcattcacatttaataaattataaaggaaaatatatattaaatccaatttttgattaaaaaatatattaatattttttatatataatatacacgaaaagtacacgaaatatacacgaaacgattcggatcggatacgggtttcatattaggtacacgaaattaataacgggcggatacgggtttcaccttcgagtacacgaaacacgaaaatacacgaaacgaaagtatacgaaacgaaacgattgccacccctagttttagcccttgaacaagagctacatttgatatgatgacatttccaagattgatgttgccatatcccagagtccttcctatgttgccatctccataagaaacacttgggccagccttctccacaaactctgacagcagggccttatttccagtcatgtgtcctgaacatccactgtctaagactagaatattcttcctgttgccctgcaatcacaaagaccactaattgttagttttaaggacccagacttgcttggatcccttggccttattaagtttgttagcttttgcagcggtattattatcagagtttgagctaacagactttgcaaccgagtttgtactagaaacagattttgtacttgcagagcttttattaaacttcttcaaagaaggtttcaattgataataatcataatacaaactatgatattctttgcaagtataaatagaatgccataaactaccacaatgaaaacatggatcttgtggtttatatctaatactactttttctaactccagactttgtaggtaaagagttaatgtctttgttcttcctgcaaaaattagcaagatgattagtattaccacagttatggcatgtcttcctaggtgcatttggaacaggcatgtagttattactcttgtctattccaatcttgccatttctgtttttcctaggctccttgtttttgtcatcagactttacttctttaagcttgtgtttaagctgtttctgagtcatcagtcctatgttaacctgtttgggcttatcagattttaaatttttgttaatctctgattttggtctactctgtttagacttagaggattcaacaacaaatttgacaggtttaaccttaggtttttgagttttaacaaactctgtttttgatgactcagcttcagagttatcagtgtaacctagtcccttcttccagtttccactacctaagatatcctgagtagttttgcctgaattagtccaagTTTTAATgatttccctttccttagcaagttctgattgaagagatgcatacctctttagtaattcatctttgacaatgacagcatcatctctttctttctgaacttccaacatctgaactaattctttttctagataatcattccttttctttacacttagagtttcagattttaatctttcattttctaaagtctgatccctaaagctggtatgcaaagttttaagaaacaatcttaactcagttatatcttcagtatcaaaggcaagagtagaatgaggtacctttgcagtagattcagagttgttgtcagtgtttgccatcagagcataattgacttcttcttctgaatcagatgtatctgtccagtttcctttcttggtgataaaggctttttctttttctttcttggctttcttgcattcagatgcaaagtgacccttttcaccacagttgaaacaggtatacttgtcagcttttccagctttcccttccttgccctcattcttcttgaaattcttcttatcataaactctgtcagagtttctgtctttccttgaaaaacttttgcctttgttgaactttttgtaggccaatttcttgaagcttttcaccatcaatgctgctaactgcatcatttcatcatcactgtcatcagagtctgagatatcagagtttaagtcatcagagtttgatgactcaatgtcagactttgtgacatgaggtTTTCCTTTattcttagcagcttcctcttgtactttcagagcaacagactttgatttgcccccatgacgtttgcttctttgctccatctcaagttcatgggtcttcagtcttccaaaaacatcatcaagagacatttctccaagatcaagattgtctcttattgtggtcactttcaaatcccatttttcaggaagagccagaaggaatttgagatttgagtcttcaagatcatattccttgtccacaagagataagtcattcaacagtttgacaaatctgtcatacagatctgttaGAGACTCACCAgtttttgagtcaaagtgctcatactcctgtgtaaggattgtttttctgtttttcttaatggcctgagttccttgacatctggtttccagagcatcccagatttgtttagcagttttgcacccaattaccctattagacattgcattgtcaagagcactgtgcaaaagatgtttcacctttgagtctttactaattgacaggatgtcctcaggagtataatctttcttttcttttggaaccatcttctgaggttcatcagcaagcccaacagagagcttggtgggcatatgtggtccatcaaagatcctgtcaagatattctggatcaacagagtctaagaatattatcattctctctttccagactggatattcagatgccttaaggattggaactctaaaggatgaagcttgtgatttttcagacatgattgtgattaagatctcactgtagtaatcttaacagagctggctctgataccacttgttaggtcctataaattcactatataatctgatatagtgatcacaatctgtaacacagtaagacaatataagagattgaaagtaataaactcttatattcacaaagcttttaatggttacaaaaactctctcagtgatttatattgtatcactaagagctgctagggttcttaacaatgtactcgataactcaactcttctagagtaaccctaatctgtgtttatatagacacagttacaaaatcaatctctgatttgatatcctataaatctgctatgaattctatcaatcaaagattgctccagttttctgtttagtttccatagtcagtaaatcactcctccgcttctatccttccttgaagtatatccgattctgagctctttccacgtgtaaactctgacgagtcttgactatgtaaactctggtcagactttatcaaactctgtcagactttactaaactctgatcagcttccagattaaactctgatgattcctgttctaaaacagactttaagaatattagtaatcatcaattatatctaacagttGTACTCCAACGTTATTAGAAaaaatcgttggctaaattttcaaaattaatatttaattaatatttatgttaatcCAAGGTCAACACATGTATTTGACACAATatcgattaatcaccgactaaTTGTTGTTTGGTAGTTTGTGATCTAATTTCAGATTATTctattaaatatcattaatcCAAGTAGTTTTGTTTCGTATTTTTATAGATCAAGTCTGATTCGCATTTTTAATAACACCGGTAAAACAGTAGTTCTTGGTACACAATAATACAAACTGCACCTCACATTGCACATACACAAGGGGAGTACAACATAATAACATCAACATATCATACACATAGTACTTAAAACTTATGACTGAATATATCTCTATGAATTAACTTTCCTGCAATTCTTACGAATCTCTCCGTCAGTACCAGTTAAGGGACTTATATTAGCCATCTTGATCATGGATGTGACAAAGTCATCTAAGAAACGTTGATTCTGTTGGCTGTAAAGTTCAACAATTGGCCTAGTTGTTTCAGTAAGAGTTTCATTGCCAGTAGCCAAGGACTGATCAGAAGCGAAAAGACCCTGGCCATCAAGCAAGTTTTTGTAGTACTGGTTATCAAATAAATCGACAGAGTTTCTGTCAAGTGGTACAGTTTTGTTTCCGTCGCCATTCTCTGcaggacatgtattttgaatatCGGATAGCATGGAGGTTTCGATTCTGCTGTCTGGAGCACCAGTGCCAGAGAAGTTGAAGAATCTTGTGTTGAATACGCCACATCTTGATGATCCTATTGTGTGACCACCTACATATCAATAATGCAAATTATTAAGCACCAAGTCTAGTGCAAACAAAAGTACACAACATAACACACTGGATTTACTCTAATATGCTCGGTTTGGGAACTaggatttcatttaaaattctgaatttgaacAAATAACCTGTTTAGAaatatggatttggatttcatttgaaatccaggacattcaaatattagtataaatctaAGAATTTGAATTGACAACTCaatcctgtcatttgaaatgaaatgcatgtttcCAAACGCCCTTTGAAGTCTTTTGCAAAGTCCAACAAAATTGCCTTTGAGAACAAGTTACAGACTAGAAAAATTAAGAAACCTGATAAGGCAACTACGTCGGTGAGGTTGAGGCCAACATTTGTGAACTTGGTGAGGATGGACTGAATAGTCTCAGTTGGTCCTGCCAAATTTGAGTTAGCCCCTGTTTGGTTGGCCACCAATCCATCTCTCCTTCCCAAGAACACTTTCCAATTTGGTCCGCCGCTCTGCAATTAAGGATCAAAACTATATTCATGTACGTGTTTGTGATTGAGTTACTCATACTGCATGTACTGATGCAACACGTATATTTAGACTTACTAAGAGAACTGAATCCCGAGTAGCTATTGTCAGTATATCAGCACATGATACAATTCCGCTACATGCACTCTCCACCGCGGTTTTAATGGTGTCCACAACTTCGAATCCTCTGGCAGAATTACGGTTTGGGAATGCAAGTTTCTCACTATCATCTCCGTCCAGAAAAATTGATCCATCACAACCCTTTGCAGTTCAAATAACAAATTACTtcaaaaaacaatataatatcaAGTGTAAATGTATGAGAACTGAAATAAAAAATGGTGCTAATAAATAAATAGGATATGCATATCAGCATATTCATTTCACATATGATATATACTGCAAGCTTAAAGCCTATACACAGGCTAACAATGAAAAGCGAAAATTCTAAGCAATGCCCATGGTTATAAGGAGGGGCGCAATACTGAGTTTTCGGAGTCAGGGGACAAGATAACCATGCAAACATGAAGAGGCGGATCTAGTAACTGGCACGACAAAGATGTACCCCTGAAAAactttttgacattttttaccattctaaatttcacaaaattttaGAAGTGCcccaaaaaatttgaaaatatataggcatttttcaaaaatttgtttGGTGCCCCTGAGGAAATCAGTCCTCGATCCGCCCTGCAAACATGAAACAAGCAATACAAATGCAACAACAGTACTACTAACATTGACGAAGCAATCATGAAACTGAAGCCGAAGCAAAGAAGCAGCTATCCTCATCTCATTCGTAATGGCGTTTTGGACCTCCTTTCGTACGATCCTGAAAACTTTCGGACACGACGAGGCATAGAAATCTGTTCTTAGCTGCGACCTTGCAACAGAACACAAAATCAACAACGTTAAAAGCAATGAGTACACTTTTAAACTGCATAACCTCTTCATGGTTATTTTACGAAATATTGAAGGAAATGTTGGCCTTCTTGTTCTTATAAAGAGTTTTTGAGTTGTGCAGAATAAGTAACCTGGATTCAAGATTTATAGCAGAGGCTCATGACTGGTGGATCATACTAACCATGCATATTTTATAGTGACTTGCATGTTTAAAATAAGAGCAAGTGCTGCACGGCGGCTGCAGACTACCAAGGATATGCTTACATGCAATCGCAAAAAAGTTAATGAAGCTAGCACTAAGCTTTGATCACACATAAGATTAGCTAATTTTCTATTACCGGCCGATTAGATGACTGAGATAATGGTGGCTTAGTAGTTATCACTTTCGGAATTTAGAgatgtaaaatatataaattttgcttAGGCACCGTTGATGGTGTGTTTGGTTGgtgaaaatttaataaatttagtaaaattaaaaaaatattagaaaacaGAAAAAATAGGAAggattaaattatgatttaaattttattttgttttttccaATATTATTCAAATGTTGGAAAAAAGCTACAAACcatttgataaatataaaagcAACTTCTCTCAATAATTTTTGACCGGAAAACTGTTTGTTTTGCCCATTTTTGCGAAATTTTTTCGCACATTCCACTGCCAAATCTCATTAAACACATTATCtttaatactataatttaaaatatgtaaatatcaaaaaaatttataaaataattttttaatatatgtaagggcatctccaaccatcactCTAAACTTCATATTTCTTCCTTTTAACTTTATGTGCCAGTTTGGGAAGGCACGAGAAGTGCTTCTTTTCCGAAGAAGctacttcttctttttttgatcCGTTCGTGTAAAAAAGCAGAAGTACTTTTTAGAAGTTATAAATGCTAGTTTTTATCTCAaaacttctattttttttaccaaacactttaatcacttataaactTCTAACTTTTGAttcactttttaattttaatcaagaagcacttattttaaattcagcCAAACAATCCCTATAAATAGAGTAATCTATCTCCAATCATCCATTactctatctttatatataaagtcacGCACTATCCTACTCTATATATCAAGTTGAACGCACAAattgctttatttataaaatgaagtaATGGTTCGAGATgaaataaagatataaagtgaaaaagatgaaaatgaagatgaagttgctttatttataaaattatgattggagATGGTCTAACAACTCTTATTTTACCCGTTTTTAACGGCACAGCAAGTTAAACGGTGTACTTGTTAAGTATTTCTAGTCATCTTATCTTGGCTTCCACTAATGCGCAGGCATGATCAAGTTGTTTACTTTAGAATTTTCATCAGCATATATACAAGCAACACATGTATCAAACTATTTTAACCCGCCAATAATCACACATTACTAACAAAATCAACTACATTTCttgttttataattataatttcgaAACATTCACTCCTTAAAAGACAACTTCAGTAGTTTTTGGTTCCGAGGCGAATTATTCAACCAGGAATGTGGCAGAGGCTGTCCAGCCCCATGTTTCCGCCGGACATAATCTTTAGTCGGAACAATTGTATTTTATTAcctaaattttagattttagatGACCGCAGAATGTATCCCTTAACATACTGTGATTACAATTTACAATAGAAATCAATTTTCTGTGATTACAAtagaaatcaattttttaatctttcataAGAAGGCCAAGggctgtaaacgaaccgagctgGTCGTTAagtcgactcgactcggctcgttaactTGACTATACAGAAGTAATGCTTAAGTTCAAGGGgaagcaaaggaggcatttgcAAATTGCACCACTGAAATAGCCTTTAAGATCCATATATGATATACCTGTGATAATAGCCATTGTCAAAGCTTGCTTCATCAGTTTATCCTCACAGAACACTtgcaacaaaacaaaacatagaGGCTATACATTATTTACCTAAAGGCTACTGTATTATTCCACCTGACTGCTCGGCTCATCCATTAATGGCCGATTGCTAGTAGCAGGAGGCAGCGGAGACTCCTGAGAAAATGAAATTGACAAAATTAACACAAGTTTACAGGATAAACTTAAAAATACATGCAGCACCATAAATAGTACAATATGCACGGTGTACCTCAGCTGCCCGAAAAATATGACAACAGGGAAACAAGTATAAACTTCTAAAACAGTATGCAGCATAATGGTTTCCatcttttgtttaaattaaatgaagAAAGTACTCATTAGCTAATACTTTTACCATACAATGGGATTCTCTAATAGGAATATTTCAAAGTTTACAAAAACAATCCTAAATGGACGTCAACATGGATGTAAAAGACTTGCAAACTCAACACTTCgaaatgattataaatatatacatgaaATTTATTACTTCTAAAATTTACTAAAATTTGCTAATCAAGATGCCACCAGGTATCCCCTGAAACGTGATACTTATTAAATATGCGATTAAGTCACAGATGATATTAAACACG
Protein-coding regions in this window:
- the LOC108194882 gene encoding peroxidase N, which encodes MKRLCSLKVYSLLLTLLILCSVARSQLRTDFYASSCPKVFRIVRKEVQNAITNEMRIAASLLRLQFHDCFVNGCDGSIFLDGDDSEKLAFPNRNSARGFEVVDTIKTAVESACSGIVSCADILTIATRDSVLLSGGPNWKVFLGRRDGLVANQTGANSNLAGPTETIQSILTKFTNVGLNLTDVVALSGGHTIGSSRCGVFNTRFFNFSGTGAPDSRIETSMLSDIQNTCPAENGDGNKTVPLDRNSVDLFDNQYYKNLLDGQGLFASDQSLATGNETLTETTRPIVELYSQQNQRFLDDFVTSMIKMANISPLTGTDGEIRKNCRKVNS